A single genomic interval of Dromiciops gliroides isolate mDroGli1 chromosome 1, mDroGli1.pri, whole genome shotgun sequence harbors:
- the DAND5 gene encoding DAN domain family member 5, with protein MFIRQLTAFLSLMTGVWSSPPTSKMPALMLRPLPSKVSQESSIYFPSRGVGSGDGPEVLVENAQISPSPSTISHSWETFLGRQVGGESWEPIQPGKGELQDASRLSPQLGRPQEEEEVPAVSLPLNPQDVARETCKAVPFTQVVSRPGCTSIRLQNKFCFGRCSSFYIPSAGLTRPHLCNSCLPSRHRRVPVVLWCQVVGKPSSPRRLRVSTLLVEACQCHTHV; from the exons ATGTTCATTAGACAACTCACAGCTTTCCTCAGCCTGATGACTGGGGTCTGGTCCAGCCCCCCAACATCCAAGATGCCAGCTCTGATGCTCAGGCCCCTTCCTTCCAAGGTTTCCCAAGAGTCCAGCATTTACTTCCCATCTCGAGGGGTGGGCTCTGGAGATGGACCAGAGGTGCTGGTGGAAAATGCTCagatctccccttccccctccaccatcTCCCACAGCTGGGAGACCTTTCTGGGCCGGCAAGTGGGAGGAGAATCGTGGGAGCCAATCCAGCCTGGCAAGGGGGAGCTTCAAGATGCTTCAAGACTGAGCCCCCAGTTGGGGAGGccacaggaagaggaagaggtgcCCGCTGTGTCCCTGCCTCTCAATCCCCAGGATGTGGCTCGGGAGACATGTAAGGCTGTGCCCTTCACCCAG GTGGTCTCCCGGCCTGGATGTACCTCTATCCGCCTCCAGAATAAATTTTGCTTTGGCCGATGCAGCTCCTTCTACATACCCAGCGCAGGCCTCACCAGGCCTCATCTCTGCAACAGCTGCCTGCCCTCCCGCCATCGCCGAGTGCCCGTGGTCCTTTGGTGCCAGGTAGTTGGCAAACCCTCCTCCCCCAGGCGGCTGAGGGTGTCCACCTTACTAGTGGAGGCCTGTCAGTGCCACACACATGTGTGA